Proteins co-encoded in one Brassica napus cultivar Da-Ae unplaced genomic scaffold, Da-Ae ScsIHWf_408;HRSCAF=633, whole genome shotgun sequence genomic window:
- the LOC125603837 gene encoding uncharacterized protein LOC125603837: MEAKIMGFEQLKMSYETDPDFSELYSNTAKGAMGPFYQQDGFLFKEKRLCIPHGSMRDLLTREAHGGGLMGYFGRDKTLSVLSDHFYWPRMRRYVESLCAKCTVCLKTKSRSHPYGLHMPLPIPIAP; the protein is encoded by the coding sequence ATGGAGGCtaagatcatgggttttgagCAACTCAAAATGTCTTATGAAACTGACCCTGACTTTTCTGAGCTTTACAGTAACACGGCTAAGGGGGCGATGGGTCCATTCTATCAGCAGGACGGGTTCCTCTTCAAGGAGAAACGCCTGTGTATTCCTCATGGTTCCATGCGAGATCTACTGACCAGAGAAGCTCATGGGGGTGGGTTGATGGGGTATTTCGGTCGGGACAAAACTCTGAGCGTCCTGTCcgaccacttctattggccccGGATGAGGCGCTACGTCGAGAGTCTTTGCGCCAAgtgcactgtctgtctcaaaaccaaatccaggTCGCATCCTTATGGATTACACATGCCTTTACCTATTCCTATTGCACC
- the LOC125603836 gene encoding uncharacterized protein LOC125603836: MEELAQSQALLASQKQLLAAMKGVQDQISQLEKRNKAQGQRPQQGKRRFGDAPEDGYVEPKPPDPSWITPHHTSSTHKHLTHSYLDFKPVNEVKIYSFSGSSWPDDYLSWERTMDDWFSFHGVPKKEKLSHAIKQLNGSAYKWWKGVDGARWKSQREAIKTWEDLKEAMIRKYVSSLPTPEIRERYPRRFSSHGSKEAKRVVPQQGHRSLIHQEQIRPNKGHTVLYDQSQPYEVPKTMERKNFVSQDTLARHKEKSDKPIFQEKAKVSPILDKFVYKSSPTGMSHLSLSKDVKTGPEIQKDTNSTSLLRSKVVHDLSPRDKEILNPKEEAPSSQGKSSKSEDLKYQTCYRCRKKGHYAVVCPTKQVLIETSLEKKQIYL; the protein is encoded by the coding sequence ATGGAAGAATTAGCACAAAGCCAAGCCTTATTGGCCTCTCAAAAACAGCTATTGGCTGCTATGAAGGGTGTACAAGATCAGATTTCTCAGCTGGAGAAAAGAAACAAGGCACAAGGCCAACGACCACAGCAAGGAAaaagaagatttggagatgcacCAGAGGATGGCTATGTTGAGCCtaagccaccagatccttcatggATCACCCCACACCATACTTCTTCAACTCATAAACACTTAACTCATTCTTATCTTGATTTTAAACCTGTTAATGAAGTTAAGATTTATTCTTTTTCAGGAAGCAGTTGGCCAGATGACTATCTCTCATGGGAAAGAACCATGGATGATTGGTTTTCATTCCATGGCGTgccaaagaaagaaaagctgAGCCATGCCATCAAACAACTCAACGGAAGTGCATACAAATGGTGGAAAGGTGTAGATGGTGCAAGATGGAAGAGTCAAAGAGAGGCTATCAAAACGTGGGAAGATCTTAAAGAGGCCATGATCAGGAAGTATGTATCCTCACTTCCAACACCAGAGATTAGAGAAAGGTACCCAAGGAGGTTTTCAAGCCATGGGTCCAAAGAGGCAAAGAGAGTGGTGCCACAACAAGGCCATAGAAGCTTGATCCATCAAGAACAGATTCGGCCAAACAAGGGGCACACAGTTCTCTATGATCAGTCCCAACCTTATGAGGTCCCAAAGACCATGGAGAGAAAGAACTTTGTCAGCCAAGACACGTTGGCCAGacacaaagaaaaatcagacaaacctatttttcaagaaaaggccaaggtaagtcctatacttgataaatttgtttataaatcatctccaactggtatgagtcacttgtctttgtccaaggaTGTTAAGACAGGTCCTGAGATCCAGAAAGACACGAACTCCACATCCTTGTTGAGATCCAAAGTTGTCCATGATTTAAGTCCAAGAGACAAGGAGATTTTAAACCCAAAGGAAGAAGCGCCATCAAGCCAAGGTAAGTCTTCTAAATCTGAGGATTTAAAATatcagacatgttatagatgtcGTAAGAAAGGACACTATGCTGTAGTTTGTCCTACTAAGCAAGTATTGATAGAAACATCActagaaaaaaaacagatttatcTATGA